Part of the Sulfurimonas denitrificans DSM 1251 genome is shown below.
GCAAATTCCCATACAAAAAAATTACCTACTAATCTTTTCTCAAACCCCTCCAAAAGAAAAAATACTCAAACACGATCCATTTTTATCTCTATATATTATTGAAGATACAAAAAAATTTAAATACCCTTTTAAAATAAACAGCCATCCATCTTTAGGGATTATAGGCGTTGATAATAGTAGAATTATAAATGCTAAGATAGCAAAAAAACAGGTGGGGTTGGATAGTTTTGCAACATTTTCTCATACACTCTCTACTCCAAGTTTGCTGCTTAATAGCTGTTGTGATTTAGAGGCAATAGTAACAGAGCGTGGTATCATAGAAAAAGAGTATATAGATAGATTTATAAAGATAAAAAATGTATCTTATGGTGATATTGGTATTAGGGTAAAAGATGAAAATTCTGTAGTTATAGTAAAAGAGAGTAATCCATTTGTAGAGTCAAATCAGCTAAAAGTTGGAGATGTTATCTTAGAATTTGATACAAGAAAGGTTAAAGATAGTGCCTCTTTTATGAGAAATATACTTTTTTCCTCAATCGGTTCTACCCATAATGTTAAGATAAAAAGAGACAACAAAATAGTTACTCTAAGAGCAATTACACAAAAAAGATTGGGTGGGGGGTTTCAAAGAGATGTCTATTTGGAGTTTTTGGGAATGCAATTTGACAAAAAACTCTTTATCGTTAAAGTTGCAAAAGAAGCGGAGCGTTTTGGGCTTAAAGTAGGAGATAGGCTTCTTCAAGCAAACACAAAAGATATAAAAGGTGCGGATGATATTTTTGATAAAGCTGATAAAGTAAAAAACTCTCTAAATCTTCTATTTGAAAGAGAGCATTTTCAGTTTTTTGTGAAAGTAAATTAGATACAATTTCGCATGCAAAACTTTGAAAACTTCCTACTAAATCATCTGCCAGCTTCAAAAAGTATTCATCCGACATACGAAGAGGCAGTTCAAAAAATGCTCATTGCTGGAGGGAAGAGATTTCGTCCAGCACTCCTTCTTGGAGTTGTAAACGCTTACAATCCACTTATGATTGGTGGAGCTTACCATGCAGCGTACGCTATTGAGCTTCTGCATACATACTCACTTATACATGATGATTTACCAGCTATGGATAACTCACCACTCCGCAGAGGCGAACCTACACTACATGTACTCTTTGATGAAGTCACTGCAATTTTGGCAGGTGATGCGCTAAACACATACGCTTTTGAGGTTTTAAGTAACGCCCCTTTTTCAGACTTTACAAGAGTAGAACTAATCAGAGAACTAGCAACAAATGGTGGACTAAATGGTATGGTTCTGGGCCAAGCGATTGATTGTTACTTTGAAAATAGAGTACTTAGTATTGATGATGTAAAAATATTACATACAAATAAAACAGCAAAACTAATCGCTGCTTCACTTAAAATGGGTGCAATTATTGTTGGAGAAGAGAAGTTAGCTGAGACGCTTTATGATTTTGGTATAAAGCTTGGACTTCTTTTTCAGATTCAAGATGACATTTTAGACGTTACGCAAAGTTCACAAGAGGCTGGAAAACTTACAAACAATGATGAAAACAAAAATAGTTTTGTAACAATTTTAGGATTAGATGAGGCCTTCTTGGAAGCGGAGTCTCTAGCAAACACTCTTTTAAAAGAGATAGATGGTTTTGATGAAAAACTCAAAAGTGAGCTCTCAAAACTTTTAGTTCACTACATAAACAGACATAAAAACTAAAAAAAGGTAAAGATAAAATGAGTAATAAAATGCGTCAAAAGATGGCAGATAGCATAAGATTTTTAGCAGCAGACATGGTACAAAGTGCAAATTCAGGTCACCCAGGCGCACCTATGGGGCTCTCAGACATAGCAGTTGTTTTAAGTGAACATTTAAACCACAATCCAAAAAACCCATCTTGGTTAAATCGTGATAGAGTTGTATTCTCAGGCGGTCATGCTACAGGGCTTATCTACTCTCTTTATTATCTTTGGGGATATGGATTAGAGATAGAAGATTTAAAAAACTTCCGTCAACTTGATTCAAAAACTCCAGGACATCCAGAGTTTGGACATACCGCTGGTGTTGAGATAACAACAGGCCCACTAGGGCAAGGTATAGCAAATGCTGTTGGTTTTTCAATGGCTTCAAAATTTGTAGGTGCGCAAGTAAACTCTGAAACTGCAAAAGTAATAGACCATAAAGTTTACTGTTTATGTGGTGATGGAGATTTAGAAGAGGGTATAAGTTATGAGGCTTGCTCAATTGCAGGGCATAACAAACTAGATAATCTTATACTTATTTATGACTCTAATCGTATCACTATAGAGGGCTCAACTGATTTAAGTATCAGCGAAAACATCCGTATGCGTTTTGAGTCACAAGGTTGGAATGTTTTAGAGTGTGATGGTCACAATTTTGATGAGATTGACAACGTAATTACAGCTGCAAAAGTAAATTCAAAACCGACTATTATTATTGCTAATACTCTTATCGCAAAAGGCGCAGGCATTATGGAAGGCTCACATCATGCACACGGTGCGCCTCTTGGCAAAGATGTGATTGCTCAAGCTAAAGAGGATGCAGGCTTTCCTACAAATAAGACTTTTTACGTTGATGAAGATGTAATGGCAAGATTTAGATGTGCGGTAGAAAAGGGCGATTTGTTAGAGCGAGAGTGGATACATAGCCTTAAAACTCTTCCATTAATGGAGCAAAATGAGGCTCTATCTGCGCTTCAGAATCCTGATTTTTCAAAAATCCAGTGGCCAAGCTTTGATAAAGCAGATGCAACAAGAAACACAAACGGGAAAATTTTAAATGCTATTGCTAAAGCTCTTCCTAACTTTTTAGGTGGTTCAGCTGATCTTAGCCCATCTAACAAGACTGAACTTGTTGACATGGGAGTTTATCCAAAAGGGCGAAATATCTACTTTGGTATTCGTGAACATGCAATGGCTTCAATTACAAATGCTATCGCACTTTATGGACCTCTTATGCCATTTTCGGCTACATTTTTTGTTTTTTCAGACTACTTAAAACCAGCGGCACGTATAGCGGCATTAACAGGAATACAGCAATTTTTTATCTGGACTCATGACAGTATCGGCGTAGGAGAAGATGGACCTACTCATCAGCCAATAGAGCATTTAAGCCAGTTTCGCGCACTTCCAAACTTTTATGTGTGGCGTCCAGCTGATGGTGCTGAAAATGTTGAAGCTTGGAAAACAGCACTAGAGATGAAAAAATCTCCATCAGCTTTTGTCTGCTCACGCCAAAATCTCTCAGTTCTTCCACTTCCTGTAAAAGGAATTATAAGTAACGGTGGTTATCTTCTTGCAAGTGATGAGAATGCTACTATTACTTTGATGGCAAGTGGAAGTGAAGTTGAACTTGCACTTAAAGTTAAAGAGGCACTAAATGAGAAAAAAGTACATGTAAATGTAGTTTCAGTCCCATGCTATGACCTTTTTATAGAGCAAGATAAAACTTATATAGACTCAATTATTAAGCCTAACACTAAAAAAATAGCAATAGAAGCAGCTCGTGGTTTAGAGTGGTATAGATTTGCGGATGAAGTAATTGGTATGGATACATTCGGTGCTTCTGCTCCTGCTGATAAACTCTTTGCAAAATTTGGTTTCTCAGTAGAGGGCGTTCTCTCTAAAATAATATAATTTTAACAGTTGGCATAGTGCCAACAGTTAAAACACTAAACAATCTCCATTTGGTCACAATCTTAAAAAATATTATAAAGTGTTACTAAAAAAGATAATATAGATTTTTTTGTTATTTTTTACTTAAAATTAATATTTGTTTTATTTTAGTAATATATAATAAAACATATTTTGTTAAAAGGAGTTATAAATGAAGTTACTTTCTGTTTTACTTGTAGGTGCAACATTATGTTTTGGTGCAGTTGATATTAACAAAGCTGACAAAGCTCAGCTAATGGAGATAAAGGGTGTAGGAGAAGCAAAAGCAAATGCTATTTTAGAGTATAGAAAAGAGCATAAATGTTTTAAAACGGTTGAGGAGATAAAAAATGTCAAAGGGTTTGGTGTTAAATTTTTAGAAAAAAACAAGTCAAATTTAGAGGCTAGTAGCTGTAAAAAGTAGCTCTTATATCTACATGTACCCTTACATGTAGATTTTTAAAATATATAAAAATTTAAATTACCTCTTTTAAGACGCACCCACTTCCATAAGGCTTTTTTGAGTAGTAACTCTTGCCATGTGCTACTAGCAAAGCATGAAACTCCTGATATGTTTTTAGAAGCTCCACCTCATTTTTTATGCACTCTTTTAAAGATGTTTCCACAAGGTTTTTTATATCTCTGTATTTTGTTTTTGGCTCTATCATGCCAAGCTCACTTAATAATCTTTTTGTGTAAGCATCAACTTTAAATTCTAGCTGATTGTAACCATATAGAAGTATAGAATCAGCACTCTCCTCGCCGATACCAATAACACTCAAGAGCGCATCCCTTGTTGGTACTTTGCCATCTAGACTCTTATAGAATTTTATAAATTCCAAAATGTATCTTGTTTTTTGATTAAAATATCCACAAGGCTTGATAGCCTCTTTTAATTCCAAGATATTCATGTTCTCTATGCCATATACATTTAGTGCGCTCTTTACATGTAGATTGTTTAATGATTTTACAACTGAGGTAAAAGTTGTGTTTTGAGTTAAAATTGAGCCTAAACAGACCTCAAATATCTCATCTTCATTGTGTGGAAAAGTGTAATCTAGTTTATGATAACCATGACCTAGTATTGGCCACCAGCCTTGAGGACCATACATCTCATAGAGAGTTTTATAGATATGATAAACTCTATTCATAGATAATTAAGCAATCTGATTCCAATAAAAATTGCTCCTAAAAATATAACAGATGAGATAAAGACAAGTGCAGTTACAACTTTTGGTTTGCAATCATAAAGAGAGGCAAAATTTACATTTGCAATGGCAAGAGGAACTAATAACTCTATAAAAATTATTCCCTTTATCATCAAATCAAGCTCAATTAAAAAGAGAACTAAAAACGTAAGAGCGGGTAAGATGATAAATTTTACACTAATAACCCAAAGAGTTAACCTTTTACTTATTTCACTGATTTTTGTTCCATATAGATAAATCCCAAACAAAAAGAGTTGCATAACTATAGAAGCATAAGCCCCCATCATAAGCGTTTTCATAATCTCAACACTCGGCTGATAACCATAAGCACTAAGAGTAATTGCTAATGCTGCTGCCCAGAGAATAGGGAGTTTTGCTATATTTTTAAACGAACTCTTAACATCAAAGCTCCCTCTTGAGTAGTAGTAAACACCAACTGTATAGACAATAAATACATTCATAAGATTTATAACAGTAGTGTATGGGATAGACTCTTCTCCAAAAATAGCGATATTTAATGGAATACCAAGATTTCCAGTATTTCCTATAACAGCTGCGACTGTTGCGATGGAGTACTCTTTTTTATCCTCAAATAGTCTCTTTGCCATCAGAGCTGATATAAAAAGCACTAAGATAACAATGAAAAGATAAATTGAAGGTGCAAAGAGAAGTGTGGAGTCAACGGGGCGGATAAGTAGTCCCCAAAATGTCAGAAAAACTTGTAAAAAATATACATTTATAAGAGTTATGGTTTTATCATCAATGCGCTCTTTAAAACTCATCTTTGCTATAAAGCCTATAACAATAAAGATATAAATAGCCAAGATTGAAAATAGTATTGAACTCATGGAGCGATTATAGCAAATAGTGTATAATTTCGCACTACAAAGGGGCAAAGAGATGCAAAATATAGAAGATATAAATAGAGTTATAAAAGAGAATCTAGCAGTTATGCTCTACTTCTCAGCACCTACATGTAACGTATGTCACGCATTAAAACCAAAGTTATTAGAAGCGATAGAGAACAATTTTCAAGAGTTTGAAGTAGTAAGTATCGATACATCTATAGAGCAAGAGATTGCAGCCAACTTTAGTGTTTTTGCCATTCCTACTGTTTTAGTTTTTTTAGATGGCAGAGAGTTTTTAAGAAAATCTCGCCACATGAGTGTTGATGAGGTTATAAGAGAGATAAAAAGACCTTACGAAGTTATGACTTCATAACCCTTAGCGCATAAAAGCGATTAAAGAGGCAGTGACTGCTACATTTAAAGATTCTACATCTCTATTCATAGGGATATTTATCGAGTCGTTACAAAGTGCTTCAATCTCACGTGAGACTCCATCACTCTCATTTCCAAGAACAAATATAGATTTATCCTCTTGACGCAAATCGTAGATGCTCTTTTTTGCATGTGAAGAGAGAAGATATATTTTTGTATCTTTTAGTTCTTTTAAAACTTCATCTAAAGTGTTGCAGTAGTAAATAGGAAGTTTAAACAGTGTTCCTGCACTGGCTTTTATGACAAGAGGAGAGATTTTAGCACTATTTTTTTTAGGAAGAATCACACCATCAATATATCCAGCAGCACAAGAGCGTATAATCATTCCTAGATTTTGAGGATTTTGGATGCCATCAAGTGCTAAAAGTTTAAATTTTTTGAGATTTTTTATCTCATTCGCATTTTTATAAGAATTAGCGATTATATCAATTGCAACACCTTGATCTTGTTTTGAATTTTTACTTATGCGACTAAGTGCATTTTTATCATGATAAGTGACTTGAATATCTCTTTTTTTTGCTAAAGATAAGATAGTTTCTATAGCACCATCGCTTTTATTAGAGTTAGAGAGATGAAGTTTATGTATCTCTATTGTGTTGTCTAGTAAAACTTCTATAATCACATTTCTTCCATAAAGAGTTATGATTTTTTCAAAATACGCTTTTTTATCTTTGTACTCTTGTGAATCTTGCAAAATAGAGCCTTTTATTTAATTGAGTAGAATTTTACACTATTTAAGTTTGTTATCTGATTTCATAGACTATTTCTGTTCTATTTTTCTTCTTTATAATCTCTTTAACGCTAAGAGTATCAATTTGTATTTTCATAAACTCTTCGATTGAGTTTATAGAATTTTCTGCAACGGCTCTCAAAACCAAACCTCTATAAGCTTTAGCCCAGTGACTTACTACTTTGCCATCTTTTAAAAATTTCAAAGTTAAATAAGGTTTATTTATCTCATAAAATTTATCATAATATCCAGCGCGTAAATCTAAAATATCAGCGTTTGATAGAAAAAGATCAAGCTGATATGAAAATCTATCTTTATAAAATTTATCAGGTATAAGATTACCTATATTATTTCCTTGTTTTACCTTATAGTTAGCAATTGTATCGCCTCCGAAAATTGGGCCATAAAGGTTTGAAAATATAATACTATTTTTCATTAGATACTCTTTTGCACTATTATTAAGCGTCTCAAAGTTGAGATATTGATATGCTATACCATCATAACGTTCAATAGAGTGCATAAGTGGTGACTTGAAAATATCATTTATATATGGTTGGCAGTCTGAAAATTTTTTAAATCCAAAAAGTTCTTTAATTACCTCTTCATTATGACTATTTACGACGCTATTGTATTCATTTAGTATGGTTTCTCTTGCGCTATTTGAACCAAAAAGTTCTTTTTGCTCTTCAGTGCCACCAGTTTTTTTGTTCTCAGATGGAGAAAATAATATTTTTAACATCAATAAAACCTTTAATATATATAAAATAGAAACAGATAATAGCCTTTTTTACATAAAGAGATAAATCTTTTAAATTTTAAGTAAAAACCCCTTGACATTGAAAATATATTGCACTATAATTCTGGCTCAAATTCGATGCCGACATAGCTCAGTTGGCTAGAGCAGCTGATTTGTAATCAGCAGGCCCGGGGTTCAAATCCTCGTGTCGGCACCATTGAATTCGAGAATATTAGAAACAGTGTTAGACCAGATTAAACAATTATGTTATGGTGAGATAGTCAAGTGGCCAACGACGGCGGACTGTAAATCCGCTCCCTCCGGGTTCAGAGGTTCGACTCCTCTTCTCACCACCATTCAATGGCACATGCGGGCGTAGCTCAGTTGGCTAGAGCGTCAGCCTTCCAAGCTGAGGGTCGAGGGTTCGAGTCCCTTCACCCGCTCCATTGAAAATTCTGGAAGCTGAAGTACAATTTCAACCTACTTCATAAACATATATTTAAACTAAGATTATAGTATATGGCAATCTACACAAAAAACAATCTAATATTTAAAAAATTATGCAATTATTGCTTGGTGTCTATTTTACTTTTTTAACTTTGCTCTCGTGGCTCAGGGGTAGAGCACTTCCTTGGTAAGGAAGAGGTCGGCGGTTCAAATCCGCTCGTGAGCTCCATAAGGTAAAGTATAGACAAAGTTTAAGCAATAATTGAATAATTTTTGGGTACAATTCCATTTCTATTCACAAATTAAGTCGGAGGACACTATGGCAAAAGAAAAGTTTGCGCGTAATAAACCGCATGTAAACATAGGTACAATTGGTCACGTAGATCATGGTAAAACAACATTGACAGCTGCAATTACTGCGGTATTAGCAGTAACAAATGGTGCAAAAATGATGGATTATGATGCTATCGACAATGCTCCTGAAGAGCGTGAGCGCGGTATTACAATTGCAACATCACACGTAGAATACGAAACTAACAATCGTCACTATGCACACGTTGATTGTCCAGGTCACGCGGATTATGTTAAAAACATGATTACAGGTGCTGCACAAATGGATGGTGCTATTTTAGTTGTTTCTGCAGCTGATGGTCCGATGCCTCAAACTCGTGAGCATATTCTTCTTTCTAAGCAAGTTGGTGTTCCATATATCGTTGTTTTCATGAACAAAGAAGATATGGTTGATGACGAAGAGCTATTAGAGTTAGTTGAAATGGAAATCCGTGAACTTCTTGATATGTATGATTTCCCAGGTGACGATACTCCAATCGTAGCTGGTTCAGCAAAAGAAGCATTAGATGAAGCAAAAACTGGTACACTTGGACCATGGTCTGCAAAAATACAAAAGCTTATGGCTGCTGTAGATGAGTATATTCCTGAGCCAACTCGTGAAGTTGATAGAGATTTCTTAATGCCTGTTGAAGATGTTTTCTCAATCTCTGGTCGTGGAACAGTTGTAACTGGTCGTATCGAGCGTGGAACAGTTAAAATTGGGGATGCTATTGAAATCGTAGGTATCCGTGATACTCAAAAAACTACTGTAACTGGTATAGAGATGTTCCGTAAAGAAATGGATCAAGGTTTAGCTGGTGACAACTGTGGTGTTCTAGTTCGTGGTATAGGTAAAGATGATGTTGAGCGTGGTCAAGTGCTTTGTAAGCCAGGCACAATCAATCCTCACACTAAATTTACAGCTGAGATTTACGTATTAAGTAAAGAAGAGGGTGGTCGTCATACTCCATTCTTTACTAACTATCGTCCACAGTTCTATGTTCGTACTACAGACGTTACAGGTGCTATCTATTTACCAGAAGGTACAGAGATGGTTATGCCAGGTGACAACGTAAGTATTACTGTTGAGCTAATTCACCCAATCGCTATGGAAAAAGGTACTAAGTTCGCTATCCGTGAGGGTGGACGTACTGTTGGTGCTGGTGTTGTAGCTGAGATTCTTGCATAATTCGCTTAAGCGAATATGCAAAATCCTTTAAAAGGTTAATAACATGAGAGAAGCAATACATTTAGGGTGTGAAAAGTGTACTCGTCGTAACTATCATACTACTAAAAACAAAAAAACTCATACTGAAAAATTTTCAGTTAAAAAATATTGTAAATTTTGTCGTGAGCATACTCTTCACAAAGAGATGAAGTTATAATATTAAAGTTGCAATAAAGCTAAGGTTGAATACTTCTGCTTTATTGTTAAAATAAAGGCGTATAGCTCCAACGGTTAGAGCACCGGATTCCAAATCCGGGTGTTGGGAGTTCGAATCTCTCTACGCCTGCCACACATTAATTATTTGTAGTGCTTTGGGGCTTTATTTGTAATTAATGACGATTAGGAAAGTTGAATGAATTTAGGTGTACATATTAAAAATGCTAGAATAGAATTAAGCAAAGTTATTTTTCCTACTAAAGGTCAAGTGAAACAAGCCTATATTTCTGTTTTAATTGTTGTAACAGTAATCACTGCTTTTTTAGCATTGGTTGATTTGCTTATGTCATCAATAATGTCGGCAATTTTAGGTTAAGGGGTAACAATGGAGAAAAAAAACAGTCATCAATGGTACTCTATACAAACATATGGCAATGAGAGAACTGTTCGTTTAGCAATTTTAAATCTTATAGAAGAGATGAGACTACAAGACTTCATAACAGATGTTATAGTTCCTACAGAAGATGTTATAGAAGTAAAAGATGGCAAGAAAAAAATATCTGAACGCTCACTTTATTCAGGTTATGTTTTTGCTAGAATCGAACTCAATACTGAGATTCAACATATAATTCAATCAATACCAAAAGTATCTGGATTTATTGGTGAAGCAAATATTCCTACACCACTTAGTGAGCATGACATAAATGTAATACTAGATCGTGTTCAAAATCGTGCTGCGCCTAAGCCAAAGGTATTTTTTGATAATGGGGAGACTGTCCGAATTACAGATGGTCCATTTGCAAACTTTACGGCAACTGTAGATGAGTATGATTTAGAGCATGGAACTTTAAAACTAAATGTTTCAATTTTTGGAAGAGCAACACCAGTTGATATCTCTTATACTCAAGTTGAAAAAATAATTTAATTAGCAATAAGCTACGCTAACTTTAGATTTTTTATAAAAGTTTAAAGTTAGCGTAGTTTAAAGCGACTTGTCGCGCGAGCATCTGCTGAAGAAAACTTAGCGTTAGCGTAGCAAACTGGACTCTGTTCAGGTTGCGTTAAGTAAAATAATAAAAAGGAAAAAAGATGGCAAAAAAAATAATGGGCTACATTAAGCTTCAAATTGAAGCTGGCAAAGCAACTCCTGCTCCTCCAGTTGGACCAGCACTTGGTCAACGTGGTGTTAATATTATGGAGTTTACAAAAGCGTTTAATGAAAAAACAAAAGATAAGATGGGATTTAAAGTTCCTGTAGTTATTACTGTTTTTACTGATAAAAGTTTTACGTTTGTTGTAAAACAACCACCAGCATCTGCTCTACTTATGCATGCTGCAGGTCTTAAAGGCGGTTCAAGTAATCCACTTAAAAATAAAGTGGCAAAACTTACTCAAGCGCAATTAATGGAAATTGTAAATAGAAAAATCGAAGATTTAAATACTGATGATAAAGAAGCTGCAGCTAAAACAATTGCTGGTTCAGCTCGTTCAATCGGTATTGAAATAGTAGATTAATATTAAACATTTTATCATCGACCACAGTGATATAAAGTTTTGTGGCAGAATTTCATAGGAGAATTTGACAATGAGCAAAAGATATAAACAATTAACAGAAAAAATTGATGTTACTAAAGCGTATAGCGTTGATGAAGCATCACTATTAGTAAAAAATTTAGTAAGTGCAAAATTTGATGAAACAGTTGAAGTGGCATTTAATTTAAATGTAGATCCAAGACATGCGGATCAGATGATTCGTGGAGCTATTGTGCTTCCTCATGGAACTGGTAAAACTGTACGTGTTGCAGTTTTTGCTAAAGGTGCTAAAGCTGATGAAGCCAAAGCTGCTGGAGCAGATATAGTTGGAACTGATGATTTAGTTCAGCAAATTAAAGATGGCATTTTCAACTTTGATATTGTTGTTGCTGCACCTGATTGTATGGGACTTGTTGGTCAAATTGGTCGTATTTTAGGGCCAAAAGGTATGATGCCTAACCCTAAAACTGGGACTGTAACTCCAGATGTTGCAACAGCAGTTAAAAATGTTAAGGGTGGGCAAGTAAATTTCCGTGTTGATAAAAAAGGAAATATACATGCAGGTATTGGTAAGGCAAGTTTTAATGCTGATAAAATATCTGAGAATCTTATAACATTTGTTAAAGCGATTAACAGACACAAGCCATCATCTGCAAAAGGTCGCTACATTAAAAATTGTGCTTTAAGTTTAACAATGAGTCCTGCTATCAAGCTTGATGTTATGCAATTAGCGGATATGAAATAATTTAGTAATTTTTAGTGCTTTATTCGTAAAGCACTCTCAAGTTACTACTTTGGTAACTGCATTTTATGGACTGAAGATATAGGAGCGAAAGCTTAATATGCTGATAATAATTAGCATCCCTATTGAAGTGTTGTCTGGAAAGGAGATATTCTATGACAAAAACACAAAAAGCTGAAATTATTGAAGTACTTTCAAATGAATTTAAAGATGCTCAAAGTGTAATCTTTTGTGATTACAAAGGTTTGAGCGTTTCTAAGCTTGAGAATTTGAGAAAAATGGCTCGTGCTAAAGATACAAAAGTTCAAGTTGTTAAAAATACGTTAGCTACTATTGCACTAAGCAATGCTTCACTAACGGGTGTTGAATTAAAAGACACTAATATTTTAGTATGGGGAGCAGATTCTGTTGCTACATCTAAAGTATGTGCTGACTTTGCTAAAGATAATGAAAAATTTGTAATTAAGTCTGCTTATGTTGATCGTGAAGCTGCTGATGCTGCTAAGGTTGAAGCATTTGCTAAACTTCCTGGTCGTGAGGAGCTTCTTGCTATGCTTGCTGCTACTTGGATGGCACCAGTTACATGTTTCACTATTGGACTTGACGCATTAAGACAAAAAAAAGAGGAAGCTTAATAGCTTTCAACAAACATAGATGATTTAAATCA
Proteins encoded:
- the tuf gene encoding elongation factor Tu, producing the protein MAKEKFARNKPHVNIGTIGHVDHGKTTLTAAITAVLAVTNGAKMMDYDAIDNAPEERERGITIATSHVEYETNNRHYAHVDCPGHADYVKNMITGAAQMDGAILVVSAADGPMPQTREHILLSKQVGVPYIVVFMNKEDMVDDEELLELVEMEIRELLDMYDFPGDDTPIVAGSAKEALDEAKTGTLGPWSAKIQKLMAAVDEYIPEPTREVDRDFLMPVEDVFSISGRGTVVTGRIERGTVKIGDAIEIVGIRDTQKTTVTGIEMFRKEMDQGLAGDNCGVLVRGIGKDDVERGQVLCKPGTINPHTKFTAEIYVLSKEEGGRHTPFFTNYRPQFYVRTTDVTGAIYLPEGTEMVMPGDNVSITVELIHPIAMEKGTKFAIREGGRTVGAGVVAEILA
- the rpmG gene encoding 50S ribosomal protein L33, with product MREAIHLGCEKCTRRNYHTTKNKKTHTEKFSVKKYCKFCREHTLHKEMKL
- the secE gene encoding preprotein translocase subunit SecE; the protein is MNLGVHIKNARIELSKVIFPTKGQVKQAYISVLIVVTVITAFLALVDLLMSSIMSAILG
- the nusG gene encoding transcription termination/antitermination protein NusG, whose translation is MEKKNSHQWYSIQTYGNERTVRLAILNLIEEMRLQDFITDVIVPTEDVIEVKDGKKKISERSLYSGYVFARIELNTEIQHIIQSIPKVSGFIGEANIPTPLSEHDINVILDRVQNRAAPKPKVFFDNGETVRITDGPFANFTATVDEYDLEHGTLKLNVSIFGRATPVDISYTQVEKII
- the rplK gene encoding 50S ribosomal protein L11, with amino-acid sequence MAKKIMGYIKLQIEAGKATPAPPVGPALGQRGVNIMEFTKAFNEKTKDKMGFKVPVVITVFTDKSFTFVVKQPPASALLMHAAGLKGGSSNPLKNKVAKLTQAQLMEIVNRKIEDLNTDDKEAAAKTIAGSARSIGIEIVD
- the rplA gene encoding 50S ribosomal protein L1; protein product: MSKRYKQLTEKIDVTKAYSVDEASLLVKNLVSAKFDETVEVAFNLNVDPRHADQMIRGAIVLPHGTGKTVRVAVFAKGAKADEAKAAGADIVGTDDLVQQIKDGIFNFDIVVAAPDCMGLVGQIGRILGPKGMMPNPKTGTVTPDVATAVKNVKGGQVNFRVDKKGNIHAGIGKASFNADKISENLITFVKAINRHKPSSAKGRYIKNCALSLTMSPAIKLDVMQLADMK
- the rplJ gene encoding 50S ribosomal protein L10 yields the protein MTKTQKAEIIEVLSNEFKDAQSVIFCDYKGLSVSKLENLRKMARAKDTKVQVVKNTLATIALSNASLTGVELKDTNILVWGADSVATSKVCADFAKDNEKFVIKSAYVDREAADAAKVEAFAKLPGREELLAMLAATWMAPVTCFTIGLDALRQKKEEA